One genomic region from Cyanobium usitatum str. Tous encodes:
- the hemF gene encoding oxygen-dependent coproporphyrinogen oxidase yields the protein MVRPFQRPCGAASMPKALLEAPPADSRSRAKALLMGLQDSICAGLEEFDAEGCFAEESWERPEGGGGRSRVMKGGRVFEQGGVNFSEVEGSELPPSILSQRPEAKGHRWFATGTSMVLHPRNPYIPTVHLNYRYFEAGPVWWFGGGADLTPYYPFLQDAQHFHRTLKGACDSVNPAFYQVFKPWCDEYFFLKHRDETRGVGGIFYDYQDPRGVLYKGQDPDGPAAAVSNRLAPVPQSWEQLFALASACGNAFLPSYLPIAEKRQHTPYGERERQFQLYRRGRYVEFNLVFDRGTIFGLQTNGRTESILMSLPPLVRWEYGYQPEAGSREALLTDLFTRPQDWLADGSLADRCAPHQAVN from the coding sequence ATGGTTAGACCTTTCCAGCGTCCATGTGGCGCAGCGTCGATGCCTAAGGCCCTGCTGGAAGCTCCACCGGCCGACTCCCGCTCCAGGGCTAAGGCCCTGCTAATGGGCTTGCAGGACTCCATTTGCGCCGGTTTAGAAGAATTTGATGCCGAAGGTTGCTTCGCCGAGGAGAGCTGGGAGCGTCCGGAGGGCGGCGGCGGTCGCTCCCGGGTGATGAAGGGCGGCCGTGTCTTCGAGCAGGGCGGCGTCAATTTCTCAGAGGTAGAGGGCTCGGAGCTGCCCCCCTCGATCCTCAGCCAGCGGCCGGAAGCCAAGGGGCACCGCTGGTTTGCCACCGGCACCTCGATGGTGCTGCACCCCCGCAACCCCTACATCCCCACCGTTCACCTCAACTACCGCTACTTCGAAGCGGGCCCGGTGTGGTGGTTTGGCGGCGGCGCCGATCTCACTCCCTATTACCCGTTCCTGCAAGACGCCCAGCATTTCCACCGCACGCTCAAAGGAGCCTGCGACAGCGTTAATCCCGCTTTTTATCAGGTGTTTAAACCCTGGTGCGACGAGTACTTCTTCCTCAAGCACAGGGACGAGACCCGCGGCGTGGGCGGCATCTTTTACGACTACCAGGATCCCCGCGGTGTGCTTTACAAGGGCCAGGACCCCGATGGGCCTGCGGCGGCTGTGAGCAACCGACTAGCCCCGGTGCCGCAGAGTTGGGAGCAGCTGTTTGCCCTAGCCAGTGCCTGCGGCAACGCCTTCCTGCCCAGCTACTTGCCGATCGCTGAGAAGCGACAGCACACCCCCTATGGCGAGCGGGAGCGCCAGTTTCAGCTCTACAGGCGGGGCCGCTATGTGGAGTTCAATTTGGTGTTTGACAGGGGCACGATTTTCGGCTTGCAGACCAACGGACGCACCGAGTCGATCCTGATGTCTCTGCCGCCCTTGGTGCGCTGGGAATACGGCTATCAGCCGGAGGCTGGCAGCCGCGAGGCCCTGCTCACAGACCTGTTTACTCGTCCCCAGGATTGGCTTGCGGACGGTTCGCTTGCGGACCGCTGCGCCCCCCATCAGGCGGTGAATTAG
- a CDS encoding Mrp/NBP35 family ATP-binding protein codes for MASVEQAQAALNAVQDAGSGRSLIELGWIQQTRLVDDRAVFRLALPGFAQSQRDRIAAEAKAALLSLEGINDVQIELDQPSGGAPIGAAGHGQGPERGQLPERQPIPGVRQVIAVSSGKGGVGKSTVAVNLACALAASGLKVGLLDADIYGPNAPTMLGVADRTPEVSGEGAQQVMKPIETCGIAMVSMGLLIQENQPVIWRGPMLNGIIRQFLYQVDWGERDVLIVDLPPGTGDAQLTIAQAVPMAGAIIVTTPQLVSLADARRGLAMFLQMGVDVLGVVENMSVFIPPDAPDKRYALFGSGGGSRLAEEAGVPLLAELPLEMPVREGGDAGRPVVLSHPDSISARGFLALARQLSAAHLVPA; via the coding sequence ATGGCCTCTGTGGAGCAGGCTCAGGCCGCCCTCAACGCCGTTCAGGATGCCGGCAGCGGGCGCAGCCTGATCGAGCTGGGCTGGATCCAGCAGACGCGACTGGTGGACGATCGGGCCGTATTTCGGCTTGCCCTACCTGGCTTTGCCCAGAGCCAGCGGGATCGCATCGCCGCCGAAGCCAAGGCGGCCCTGCTCTCCCTTGAAGGCATCAACGACGTTCAAATTGAATTGGACCAGCCCAGCGGCGGCGCTCCAATCGGTGCCGCAGGTCATGGTCAAGGGCCGGAACGGGGTCAACTGCCAGAGCGCCAGCCCATCCCTGGGGTGCGCCAGGTCATCGCCGTCAGCAGTGGCAAGGGCGGAGTCGGCAAGAGCACGGTTGCGGTGAACCTGGCCTGTGCCCTGGCGGCTTCAGGCCTGAAGGTGGGCTTGCTCGATGCGGACATCTACGGGCCGAATGCCCCCACCATGCTGGGAGTGGCTGATCGCACGCCTGAAGTGAGCGGCGAAGGCGCCCAGCAAGTGATGAAACCGATCGAAACCTGTGGCATCGCCATGGTGTCGATGGGCCTGCTGATCCAGGAAAACCAGCCCGTGATCTGGCGGGGGCCGATGCTCAACGGCATCATTCGCCAGTTTCTTTACCAAGTCGACTGGGGCGAAAGGGATGTGCTGATCGTCGACCTGCCTCCTGGCACCGGTGATGCCCAGCTCACCATCGCCCAGGCGGTACCGATGGCCGGGGCGATCATCGTCACCACTCCCCAGCTGGTTTCCCTAGCTGATGCCCGCCGGGGCCTGGCGATGTTTCTGCAGATGGGGGTGGACGTGCTGGGTGTGGTGGAAAACATGAGCGTCTTCATTCCCCCTGATGCTCCAGACAAGCGTTATGCCCTATTCGGCAGCGGCGGCGGCTCTCGCCTGGCTGAAGAGGCCGGAGTGCCCCTACTAGCCGAACTCCCCCTGGAGATGCCCGTGCGGGAGGGAGGGGATGCCGGACGCCCCGTAGTGCTCAGCCACCCCGATTCGATCAGCGCCCGGGGCTTTTTGGCTTTGGCCCGCCAGCTCAGCGCCGCCCATCTGGTGCCAGCCTGA
- a CDS encoding sulfotransferase family 2 domain-containing protein, protein MHWAPQVEILCLPLECFDFIGRIESIDRDLNQVLQRVFKVQLESPLPQTGRHHTQANQKLKEAYGMEERQIVNRLYVTDFLKLGYPQDL, encoded by the coding sequence ATGCACTGGGCTCCACAAGTAGAGATTCTTTGCTTACCACTCGAATGCTTTGATTTTATTGGGCGAATAGAATCAATCGATCGAGATCTCAACCAAGTTCTACAGAGGGTCTTCAAGGTGCAATTGGAAAGCCCACTACCGCAAACAGGCCGACATCACACACAAGCCAATCAAAAGCTCAAAGAGGCCTATGGGATGGAGGAACGGCAAATTGTTAATCGTCTCTATGTCACTGACTTCTTAAAGCTTGGCTACCCCCAAGACTTATAA
- a CDS encoding glycosyltransferase family 92 protein translates to MPPRPLHGRHGLAIALVVRNEERHIGEWARFHRLAGVRHLFAYDDASSDSTVAELRRHMPAERLTVIPWGQRLSDRSLGRPIHNQVLAYAHAAANFGGAFRWLACIDADEFLVPVQASSIDTALEHLGPEVVNVSLPWHMFGRCGHQDSPAGGVVTNYLQRARNPMQAVNFKCIVDPCQLRGVRVHTMDTGRPALTWNDRGEAFPVKQRHKSVFYSAEHLQLNHYYTRSKEELEQKISRGPNLEAKRQDYRRKVMRTATRIEAHIREDRQAINFLERAAAMNSVQN, encoded by the coding sequence ATGCCTCCCCGGCCTTTGCATGGCAGACATGGCCTGGCGATCGCCTTGGTGGTGCGCAATGAGGAGCGTCACATCGGGGAATGGGCCCGCTTTCATCGGCTCGCCGGTGTGCGCCACTTGTTCGCCTATGACGACGCCAGCAGCGACAGCACGGTGGCGGAGCTTAGGCGCCACATGCCAGCGGAGCGGCTCACCGTGATTCCGTGGGGACAGCGGCTAAGCGACCGCAGCCTCGGCCGCCCGATCCACAACCAGGTGCTGGCTTACGCCCATGCCGCCGCTAACTTCGGCGGTGCTTTCCGCTGGCTGGCCTGCATTGACGCAGACGAGTTTTTGGTACCTGTCCAGGCAAGCAGCATCGACACAGCCCTGGAGCACCTAGGGCCCGAAGTAGTGAATGTGTCCCTGCCCTGGCACATGTTCGGCCGCTGCGGCCACCAGGATTCCCCTGCCGGGGGTGTGGTGACCAACTACCTGCAAAGAGCACGGAACCCTATGCAGGCGGTCAATTTCAAGTGCATTGTTGACCCTTGCCAGCTCAGGGGTGTGCGCGTTCACACCATGGACACCGGCCGACCCGCGCTCACCTGGAATGACCGTGGCGAGGCTTTCCCCGTAAAGCAACGGCACAAGTCTGTGTTCTATTCAGCCGAGCACCTGCAACTCAATCACTACTACACGCGCTCAAAGGAAGAGCTGGAGCAGAAAATTAGTCGCGGTCCCAACCTCGAGGCGAAGCGGCAGGATTATCGCCGCAAGGTGATGCGGACAGCAACCCGGATCGAAGCTCACATCCGGGAGGACCGGCAGGCGATCAATTTCCTGGAGCGAGCGGCGGCTATGAACTCAGTTCAAAACTGA
- the psaD gene encoding photosystem I reaction center subunit II PsaD: protein MAATVLSGQLPKYIGSTGGLLNSAETEEKYAITWSSPKEQVFELPTGGAAHMNAGENLMYFARKEQCLALGTQLRTKFKPRIEDYKIYRIFPGGDTEFLHPKDGVFPEKVNEGRPMVGHNPRRIGANQNPANLKFTGKNTFDA, encoded by the coding sequence ATGGCAGCGACGGTGCTCAGCGGTCAACTCCCGAAGTACATCGGCAGCACCGGCGGCCTGCTGAACTCTGCTGAAACTGAAGAGAAATACGCCATTACCTGGAGCAGCCCGAAAGAGCAAGTCTTCGAGCTGCCCACCGGTGGCGCCGCCCACATGAATGCGGGCGAAAATCTGATGTACTTCGCCCGCAAGGAGCAGTGCCTCGCCCTAGGCACCCAGCTGCGCACCAAGTTCAAGCCCCGGATCGAGGACTACAAGATCTACCGCATCTTCCCTGGCGGTGACACCGAGTTCCTGCACCCCAAGGACGGCGTTTTCCCCGAGAAGGTCAACGAGGGACGCCCCATGGTTGGTCACAACCCCCGCCGCATCGGCGCCAACCAGAACCCCGCCAATCTCAAGTTCACTGGCAAGAACACCTTCGACGCCTAA
- a CDS encoding sensor histidine kinase: MRLSRPPGPHEPGPLVSLADLRRCLAEGVPTGVGNEDCARRQWWAALATLQEDFLLPRQPLQGLWLAAPLPALYEPALLQQLQGWVWAPSDLDGLLPSPAPLLPGAGKPAPCGSFQRLALAEEDGTDPLLMVITPQLQVALCLDGPAEARRLIVRFDPEALSEALGLIHGRLLSQDPAASADLRSALERLGPLRSDDQLGLRFWPRLGERLAAMAPSLTLQPLVHGGSVRPAQAQERQAGDTPRAVSSELALLEALTHEVRTPLATIRTLIRSLLRRSDLPPVVRQRLEQIDGECSEQIDRFGLIFLAAELQRQPGCEQPLESHDLARTDLSAVLHQQQELWQRQLARRGLELELAVAAGLSPVLSDPARLETMLGGLIDRFSRGLPSGSRVTVSLLPAGSRLKLQLNSEGHDPSENDGMGNGEQRELVGPVLSWNPTTGSLQLSRQATQRLFHRLGGRLTERNGSGLTVFFPVC, from the coding sequence GTGCGCCTCAGCCGCCCGCCGGGGCCGCACGAGCCAGGGCCGCTGGTGAGCCTGGCCGACCTGCGACGTTGTTTGGCTGAAGGGGTGCCAACCGGAGTTGGCAACGAGGACTGCGCGCGGCGGCAGTGGTGGGCAGCCCTGGCCACCCTGCAAGAGGATTTCCTGCTGCCCCGCCAACCCCTCCAGGGCCTATGGCTGGCCGCGCCACTGCCCGCCCTCTATGAACCCGCCCTGTTGCAGCAGCTGCAGGGCTGGGTGTGGGCCCCAAGCGATCTAGATGGCCTGCTGCCCAGCCCGGCACCCCTGCTGCCAGGAGCCGGCAAGCCAGCTCCATGCGGCAGCTTTCAGCGGCTAGCCCTGGCGGAGGAGGACGGCACCGACCCCCTCCTGATGGTGATCACTCCCCAGCTACAGGTAGCCCTTTGCCTCGATGGCCCGGCTGAAGCCCGGCGCCTGATTGTGCGCTTTGACCCAGAGGCCCTGTCCGAGGCCTTAGGCCTTATTCATGGCCGCCTACTGAGCCAGGATCCCGCTGCCTCGGCAGACCTGCGCAGCGCCCTAGAGCGACTGGGGCCCCTGCGCAGCGACGACCAACTGGGCTTGCGCTTCTGGCCGCGGCTGGGGGAACGGCTAGCCGCCATGGCCCCCAGCCTCACCCTGCAGCCCCTGGTGCATGGCGGCAGCGTTCGCCCAGCCCAGGCCCAGGAGCGCCAGGCCGGCGACACCCCCCGAGCGGTGAGCAGCGAACTAGCCCTGCTCGAGGCCCTCACCCACGAGGTCCGCACACCGTTGGCCACGATCCGCACCCTGATCCGCTCCTTGCTGCGGCGCAGCGACCTGCCGCCGGTAGTGCGCCAGCGCCTCGAGCAGATCGACGGCGAATGCAGTGAGCAAATCGATCGCTTCGGCCTGATCTTCCTGGCGGCCGAGCTGCAACGCCAACCAGGCTGCGAACAGCCCCTTGAAAGCCACGACCTGGCCCGCACCGACCTCAGCGCGGTGCTGCACCAGCAGCAAGAGCTGTGGCAGCGGCAACTGGCGCGCCGCGGCCTGGAACTGGAGCTGGCGGTAGCCGCTGGCTTGTCGCCGGTGCTGAGCGATCCGGCCCGGCTCGAAACCATGCTGGGCGGACTGATCGACCGCTTCAGCCGCGGCCTGCCCAGCGGCAGCCGCGTGACCGTGAGCCTGCTGCCGGCCGGCAGCAGGCTGAAGCTGCAGCTCAACAGCGAGGGCCACGACCCCAGCGAGAACGATGGGATGGGGAACGGCGAGCAGCGGGAGCTGGTGGGGCCAGTGCTGAGCTGGAACCCCACCACCGGCAGCCTGCAGCTGAGCCGTCAAGCCACCCAGCGGCTGTTCCATCGCCTCGGCGGCCGCCTCACCGAGCGCAACGGCAGCGGCTTGACCGTGTTTTTCCCGGTTTGCTGA
- a CDS encoding sulfotransferase family protein, with protein sequence MAIGFNKCATRSISQLFALSGHPAVHQKLPSRLRRRRKIGGIMRANVEAGMPVFAGIEQFIFYGDLIDSSYTGSFDANCLFREILRDYPNTILLLNFRDREDWIRSRLLHGHGEFAMREQKVRKLVSQRELLDAWRAEWDAHLAAVRSFMGDRPEQLVEFNIDSDPIEALIARFPAYGLRPEHYGDIGRSRGRQLPTWLQAAKSWLAHHRPRAQR encoded by the coding sequence GTGGCAATCGGCTTCAATAAGTGTGCAACTCGCAGTATCTCCCAGTTGTTCGCTCTCTCGGGTCATCCCGCAGTTCACCAAAAGTTGCCAAGTCGCTTGCGTCGTCGCCGCAAGATTGGCGGCATCATGAGGGCCAATGTCGAGGCAGGCATGCCCGTATTCGCCGGAATAGAACAATTTATTTTCTACGGCGATCTGATTGATAGCAGTTATACCGGCAGCTTCGATGCCAATTGCTTGTTTCGGGAAATCCTGCGCGACTACCCCAATACAATTTTGCTGCTCAACTTCAGAGATCGTGAGGATTGGATAAGATCTCGCTTGCTACATGGCCACGGTGAGTTTGCCATGCGCGAACAAAAGGTGCGGAAACTTGTTAGCCAAAGAGAGCTGTTGGATGCTTGGCGCGCTGAGTGGGATGCCCACCTGGCTGCGGTACGCAGCTTTATGGGGGATCGGCCGGAGCAGCTGGTGGAATTCAACATTGATAGTGATCCGATTGAGGCCTTGATCGCCCGCTTTCCCGCCTATGGCCTGCGCCCTGAGCACTACGGCGATATCGGCCGCAGCCGAGGCCGCCAACTGCCTACCTGGCTGCAAGCTGCCAAAAGTTGGTTGGCCCACCACCGCCCACGGGCCCAGCGCTGA
- the rodA gene encoding rod shape-determining protein RodA — translation MLSQLGRRNPRFFSGRSSRRSPLADVDLILWGVPLAMVAIAGILIASTQRQANYADWYQHWVTAAVGMVVALLLARMPLDRLIPFKWPIYIAMVASLVAVRVVGTSALGAQSWINIGGFYVQPSEFAKVGAILLLAGVLARHPVDRPVDLIRPVGLIALPWLLVFVQPDLGSSLVFGAVLLVMLFWAGMPGAWVVLLLSPLVAAIVAGTLPWLLLGWVPLMGWLAWKSLPWKRVALAISLAVQGIFAIATPWLWEHGLRPHQRDRLTLFLDPAQDPLGGGYHLLQSTVGIGSGQIWGTGLMQGSLTKLRFIPEQHTDFIFSALGEETGFLGSVLVVAGFALLMARLLQIAGRARSDYEALVVVGIGAMLMFQVVVNINMTIGLGPITGIPLPWLSYGRSAMLVNFISLGLCASAARRGRTSQGRW, via the coding sequence ATGCTGAGCCAGTTGGGGCGGCGAAACCCGCGATTTTTTAGTGGCCGCAGCAGCCGGCGCAGCCCCCTGGCCGACGTGGACCTGATCCTCTGGGGGGTACCGCTGGCAATGGTGGCGATCGCCGGGATCCTGATTGCCAGCACCCAGCGCCAAGCGAATTACGCCGATTGGTACCAGCACTGGGTAACGGCGGCGGTGGGCATGGTGGTGGCCCTACTGCTGGCGCGAATGCCATTGGATCGGCTGATCCCATTTAAGTGGCCGATTTACATCGCCATGGTCGCCAGCCTGGTGGCCGTACGAGTTGTCGGCACCAGCGCCCTAGGGGCCCAGAGCTGGATCAACATTGGCGGCTTTTATGTGCAGCCCTCGGAATTCGCCAAGGTGGGCGCCATCTTGCTGCTCGCTGGGGTTCTAGCCAGACACCCGGTTGATCGTCCTGTTGACCTGATCCGTCCAGTGGGCCTGATCGCCCTGCCCTGGCTGCTGGTTTTTGTGCAACCCGACCTAGGCAGCTCGCTTGTGTTTGGCGCCGTACTGCTGGTGATGCTGTTTTGGGCTGGCATGCCTGGGGCCTGGGTGGTGCTGCTGCTCTCCCCTCTTGTGGCGGCGATCGTGGCAGGCACCCTGCCCTGGCTGCTACTGGGCTGGGTGCCCCTGATGGGCTGGCTGGCCTGGAAGAGCCTGCCCTGGAAGCGGGTGGCCCTGGCGATCAGCCTTGCGGTGCAGGGGATTTTCGCAATAGCCACCCCCTGGCTCTGGGAGCACGGCCTGCGCCCCCACCAGCGCGACAGGCTCACCCTGTTTCTTGATCCCGCCCAGGATCCCCTCGGCGGCGGCTACCACCTGCTGCAGAGCACTGTGGGCATCGGCTCGGGGCAGATCTGGGGCACCGGCTTGATGCAAGGCTCCCTCACGAAGCTGCGGTTTATCCCCGAGCAACACACCGACTTCATCTTCAGCGCCCTTGGCGAGGAAACCGGTTTTCTCGGCTCGGTGCTGGTGGTAGCCGGCTTCGCCCTGCTGATGGCGCGCCTACTGCAGATCGCAGGACGGGCCCGCAGCGACTACGAGGCCCTGGTGGTGGTGGGAATTGGGGCGATGCTGATGTTCCAGGTGGTGGTGAACATCAACATGACCATTGGACTCGGTCCCATCACCGGCATCCCCTTGCCCTGGCTCAGTTATGGAAGATCAGCCATGTTGGTGAACTTCATCTCCCTTGGGCTGTGCGCCTCAGCCGCCCGCCGGGGCCGCACGAGCCAGGGCCGCTGGTGA
- a CDS encoding ribonuclease D: MTASPAPSNLPAPARFAVFDGDLDAEWAALYAGARALAVDTEAMGLIHGRDRLCLVQICDDHDNVCCIRLHRGQSSAPRLQVLMENPAIEKVFHFARFDVAALAENLAIAVDPIFCTKVASRLGRTYSPRHGLKEVVQELVGIELDKQAQSSDWGRVEDLSEVQLAYAAGDVRYLLPARDRLETMLKREERWQLAERCFGCIPVLADLDRQRFHLLFEHSTGGNR, encoded by the coding sequence GTGACCGCTTCGCCTGCTCCCAGCAATCTGCCGGCTCCTGCCCGCTTCGCCGTGTTTGACGGTGATCTTGATGCCGAGTGGGCAGCCCTTTACGCCGGGGCTAGGGCGCTGGCGGTGGATACCGAGGCGATGGGTCTGATTCACGGCCGCGACCGGCTCTGCCTGGTGCAGATCTGCGACGACCACGACAACGTTTGCTGCATCCGCCTCCACCGCGGCCAGAGCTCGGCACCCCGGCTCCAGGTCTTGATGGAAAACCCGGCGATTGAAAAAGTTTTCCACTTCGCCCGCTTTGACGTGGCGGCCCTGGCTGAAAACTTGGCAATTGCGGTCGATCCGATCTTTTGCACCAAGGTGGCCAGCCGGCTGGGCCGCACCTACAGCCCCCGCCACGGCCTCAAGGAAGTGGTGCAGGAGCTGGTGGGCATTGAGCTCGACAAGCAGGCCCAGAGTTCCGATTGGGGCCGGGTGGAAGATCTCTCTGAGGTCCAGCTGGCCTACGCCGCCGGCGATGTGCGCTATCTGCTTCCCGCTCGCGATCGGTTGGAAACCATGCTGAAGCGGGAGGAGCGCTGGCAGCTGGCTGAGCGTTGCTTTGGCTGCATCCCGGTGTTGGCCGATCTGGATCGCCAGCGCTTTCACCTGCTCTTTGAGCACTCCACCGGCGGCAACCGCTGA
- a CDS encoding lipid-A-disaccharide synthase-related protein — translation MSSRLLVLSNGHGEDLIAQRVLQALRARRPNLEIQVLPLVGLGEAFSADVAAGHLQRIGPQLQLPSGGFSNQSLRGLARDLGAGLPLLSWRQLQLVRHWARQGSPVLAIGDLLPLLLAWSGGGSFGFIGTPKSDHTWASPAPAGWAATPLADAYHRCKGSEWDPWEWALMGSRRCRLVAVRDQLTAQGLRRHKVAALAPGNPMMDGFRHTPLPAGLASQRRLILLAGSRLPEALGNARRLLGCLSLQQPRQPTTVLVASGSAPTAAAWAELLEQAGFTPLAPAAASAASGAISSWQLGRWTLLLGQNRFATWAGWAELGLATAGTATEQLAGLGVPCLSLPGPGPQFKPSFARRQSRLLGGAVVPCHSQQELALKLHQLLADPSECARRGALGRGRMGPAGGSAQLAELVEQQLLG, via the coding sequence ATGTCCTCCCGTCTGCTGGTTCTGAGCAACGGCCACGGTGAGGATCTGATCGCCCAACGGGTTCTGCAGGCCCTCCGGGCACGGCGGCCCAACCTGGAAATCCAGGTGCTGCCCCTGGTGGGGCTCGGCGAGGCCTTCAGCGCCGACGTTGCTGCCGGTCACCTGCAGCGGATCGGCCCCCAGCTGCAGCTGCCTAGTGGTGGCTTCAGCAACCAGAGCTTGCGCGGCCTGGCCCGCGACCTCGGGGCGGGCCTGCCCCTGCTGAGCTGGCGCCAACTGCAACTGGTGCGCCACTGGGCCCGTCAAGGCAGCCCGGTGCTGGCAATTGGCGACCTGCTGCCCCTACTGCTTGCCTGGAGCGGCGGCGGCAGCTTCGGCTTCATCGGCACCCCTAAAAGCGACCACACCTGGGCCTCGCCAGCACCAGCGGGCTGGGCGGCCACACCGCTCGCTGATGCTTACCACCGCTGCAAGGGCAGCGAATGGGATCCGTGGGAATGGGCGTTGATGGGCAGCCGGCGCTGCCGGCTCGTGGCCGTGCGCGACCAGCTCACCGCCCAAGGGCTGCGGCGCCACAAGGTGGCAGCCCTGGCTCCTGGCAACCCAATGATGGATGGCTTCCGCCACACCCCTCTGCCGGCCGGGCTGGCAAGCCAGCGGCGCCTAATCCTGCTGGCCGGCAGCCGCCTGCCCGAAGCCCTCGGCAATGCCCGCCGGCTGCTGGGCTGCCTCAGCCTGCAGCAGCCGCGGCAGCCAACCACCGTGCTGGTGGCCTCTGGATCGGCGCCTACGGCCGCCGCCTGGGCCGAGTTGTTGGAGCAAGCGGGCTTTACGCCCCTAGCGCCTGCGGCAGCTAGCGCCGCCAGCGGAGCAATTAGCAGCTGGCAGCTGGGCCGCTGGACCCTGCTGCTTGGCCAAAACCGCTTCGCCACCTGGGCCGGCTGGGCCGAGCTGGGCCTGGCCACTGCGGGCACTGCCACGGAGCAACTAGCGGGGCTAGGGGTGCCCTGCCTGTCGCTGCCGGGCCCGGGGCCCCAGTTCAAGCCAAGCTTTGCTCGCCGCCAGAGCCGGCTGCTGGGGGGAGCCGTGGTGCCCTGCCATTCCCAACAAGAGCTAGCCCTAAAACTGCACCAACTCCTCGCCGATCCCAGCGAATGCGCCCGGCGGGGCGCCCTGGGCCGGGGGCGGATGGGGCCCGCCGGTGGCAGCGCCCAGCTAGCCGAGCTGGTGGAGCAACAGCTGCTGGGATGA
- a CDS encoding cofactor assembly of complex C subunit B, protein MPPRGGVTMGWMANLSSTLLLTLLLAVGLVFFLRAASKDRTTTVEVRSSRPPLEVLSQLSEWLLQRGWRAESTDPERRHLCFRAEVAASPWLAVLLSVLGAVGAACLGLVLRQLLPQLGWWPLLLALLGPAAGLIYRNRAMRAETLELRLISHDSATGSALRLRAHRDELIALELEMGPKLGLFSDGKLLSSPI, encoded by the coding sequence ATGCCCCCAAGGGGCGGCGTCACAATGGGATGGATGGCCAACCTCAGCTCCACCCTGCTGCTCACCCTGCTGCTGGCCGTAGGCCTGGTTTTTTTCTTGCGCGCCGCCAGCAAGGACCGCACCACCACAGTCGAGGTGCGCTCATCGCGCCCGCCTCTGGAGGTATTGAGCCAGCTGAGCGAATGGCTGCTGCAACGCGGTTGGCGCGCCGAATCCACTGACCCCGAGCGCCGCCACCTCTGCTTCCGCGCCGAGGTGGCGGCAAGTCCCTGGTTGGCGGTGCTGCTCTCGGTGCTCGGAGCGGTGGGGGCCGCCTGCCTGGGGCTGGTGCTGCGCCAGCTGCTGCCCCAGCTGGGCTGGTGGCCCCTGCTGCTGGCCTTGCTGGGGCCGGCGGCTGGGCTGATTTATCGCAATCGGGCGATGCGGGCCGAAACCCTGGAGCTGCGCCTGATCAGCCATGACAGCGCCACGGGCAGCGCCTTGCGGCTGCGGGCCCACCGCGATGAGCTAATCGCGCTCGAATTGGAAATGGGTCCCAAGCTGGGCCTATTCAGCGACGGCAAGCTGCTCAGCTCCCCCATCTGA
- a CDS encoding dehydrogenase, with protein MLAIAGGAAAQAPPLANFDPLTGPRSRLSKNWRGLAELPSSTEILVLAGHADSQGIGGAGTGGAAVDLGAAAPMQPGMRDELYWNLLTAQAVVALGQQRGLAIRFYDPPLRSIADGDDPRTNWSVGKAHAQAGGYALEIHYDAYGPDGVGSGLIPPLHRPPTRLDESLALAFGPYPLLFRDGLGAPKRGIAILEIGKLEGQLEASLRDPRSRNGAIEAIAERVVSALQRGLEQGLKAAPAIPGLAATPPATSNPSPNSPPDGGRSGPQANRPQANPGDE; from the coding sequence GTGCTTGCCATAGCTGGGGGCGCTGCAGCCCAAGCGCCGCCGCTGGCCAACTTCGATCCGCTCACAGGGCCCCGCAGCCGGCTGAGCAAAAACTGGCGAGGCCTGGCTGAGCTGCCCAGCAGCACCGAAATCCTGGTGCTAGCGGGTCATGCCGATTCCCAGGGGATTGGCGGGGCCGGCACGGGGGGAGCGGCCGTCGATCTCGGCGCAGCCGCGCCGATGCAGCCGGGCATGCGCGACGAGCTCTATTGGAACCTGCTCACCGCCCAGGCGGTGGTGGCCCTGGGCCAGCAGCGGGGTCTGGCCATCCGCTTCTATGACCCACCGCTGCGCAGCATTGCTGACGGCGACGATCCCCGCACCAATTGGAGCGTGGGCAAAGCCCATGCCCAAGCCGGTGGATATGCCCTGGAAATCCACTACGACGCCTATGGACCGGATGGTGTTGGTTCGGGCCTGATTCCACCCCTACATCGCCCCCCAACCCGCCTAGACGAAAGCCTGGCGCTGGCCTTTGGCCCCTATCCCCTGCTCTTCCGCGACGGCCTGGGCGCCCCCAAGCGTGGCATCGCCATTCTTGAGATCGGCAAACTCGAGGGCCAGCTAGAGGCATCCCTGCGGGATCCCCGCAGCCGCAATGGCGCTATCGAAGCGATCGCTGAGCGGGTGGTTTCAGCTTTGCAACGGGGTCTGGAGCAAGGCTTGAAAGCAGCCCCAGCAATTCCTGGACTGGCCGCCACCCCACCAGCGACCAGCAACCCATCACCTAATTCACCGCCTGATGGGGGGCGCAGCGGTCCGCAAGCGAACCGTCCGCAAGCCAATCCTGGGGACGAGTAA